CCCATTTTTTCTTCTAATTGACGTAATAAATCTGATTGATCACCTGATAAATTTACCGGTGTTTCTAGTACCACTTTACACATTAAATCGCCCGTTGTTGAACTACGAACAGACTTAACACCTTTACCGCGTAAACGGAACATTTTGCCCGTTTGTGTTTCTTTTGGTACTTTTAATTTAACCTTGCCACCTAGTGTTGGTACTTCAATTTCACCACCAAGCGCCGCAGTAACAAAACTAATAGGTACTTCACAATATAAATGGTTTTCATCACGCACGAATATCTCATGATCACGTACATTAACTTGTACATAAAGATCACCTGCGGGTGCGCCATGTTCACCAGCTTCACCTTCACCAGATAAACGAATTCTATCTCCGGTATCAACACCTGGTGGTATTTTAACAGAAAGCGTTTTAGTTTTTTCAACTCGGCCTTGACCGCGACATGAAGTACAAGGATCAGAAATAACTTTACCTTTACCACTACACGTTGGACAAGTTTGTTGTACGGCAAACAACCCTTGACGCATTTGTACTTGTCCATGACCATGACAAGTTGTACACGTTTTAGCTGAAGTCCCTTTTTTAGCACCTGAACCATCACAAGGTTCACAAGCAACAAAAGTAGGTACTTTAATTTCTAAATCTTTACCTTTAACTGCATCTTCAAGGTTTAACTCTACGTTGTAGCGTAAATCAGAACCTCGTTGTGCACGAGATTGACGACCGCCTCGACCGCGACCACCACCGAAGATATCACCAAAAATATCACCAAATGCATCACCAAAGTCACCTTGACCACCGCCGTGATGACCACCACCATGTCCACCTTGTTCAAAAGCAGCATGGCCATATTGATCATAAGCAGCACGTTTTTGATCATCTTTTATCACTTCGTACGCTTCTTGGATTTCTTTAAAGGTTTCTTCTTTTTCTTTATCACCCTTATTTCTATCAGGATGATATTTCATCGCTAATTTTTTATAGGATTTTTTGATATCGCGCTCACTAGCATCTTTTGATACTTCAAGCACTGCATAATAATCACGTTTTGACATAAATAACTTCTTTTGTTTGCACTTAAATTAACATACGCTTTAACGTAAGAAGCGCTGGGGATAGGCCAGCGCTTTAATTTTACTTCAATCTGAGTAAGCTAACGACTACTTGTCGTCCTTCACTTCTTCAAACTCTGCATCAACAACATCGTCTGCAGAATCAGAGCCTTCAGCATCTGAAGCAGCGCCTTCAGGCGAACCTTGTGCTTGTTGTTTCGCTTGTGCAATTTCCATTAATTTAGCTGAAGCTTCCATAAGCGCTTGAGATTTAGCATCAATTGCTTCTTTATCTTCACCTTTAAGAACTCCTTCAAGTTCAGAAATTGCTGTTTCAATTTTCTCTTTATCTTCAGCAGGTAACTCATCGCCAGCTTCTTCAACTTGCTTGCGAGTAGCGTGAACCATACCATCAGCTTGATTACGAGTTTGAACTAATTCTTCAAATTTAGCATCGGCATCAGCATTTGCTTCTGCGTCATTTACCATTTGTTCAACTTCTTCATCAGATAAACCACTTGATGCTTTAATCGTAATCTTTTGCTCTTTACCTGTGTTCTTATCTTTAGCTGTAACATGTAAAATACCATCAGCATCGATATCGAAAGTTACTTCGATTTGTGGCGTACCACGTGGTGCTGCATCAATACCTTCAAGGTTAAATTGACCAAGTGATTTGTTAGCAGAAGCTTGCTTACGCTCACCTTGAACAACATGTACAGTTACCGCAGCTTGGTTATCATCAGCTGTTGAGAATGTTTGAGATTGTTTAGTTGGGATAGTTGTGTTTTTGTCGATAACTTTAGTCATCACACCACCCATAGTCTCAATACCTAATGATAATGGCGTAACGTCTAATAAAAGAACGTCAGTTACATCACCTGAAAGAACACCCGCTTGAATTGCTGCACCAGAAGCTACTGCTTCATCAGGGTTAACATCTTTACGTGGCTCTTTACCAAAGAAATCAGTTACTGCTTTTTGAACCATAGGCATACGAGACTGACCACCAACTAAGATAACGTCGTTTACGTCACTTACTGATAAGTCTGCATCTTTAAGTGCTTGTTTAAGCGGCTCTAAAGTAGCTTTAACCATATCTTCAACTAATGATTCTAATTTAGCACGAGTCACTTTAATGTTCATGTGCTTAGGACCTGAACCATCAGCAGTGATGTAAGGTAAGTTAACATCAGTTTGTTGTGCTGAAGAAAGTTCACATTTAGCTTTTTCTGCCGCTTCTTTTAAACGTTGCATTGCTAAAGGATCAGTGGTTAAGTCCATACCTTGGTCTTTTTTGAATTCAGCAACAAGATAGTTAATTAAACGGTTATCGAAATCTTCACCACCTAAATGCGTATCACCGTTAGTCGCTAATACTTCAAAAGTGTGCTCGCCATCAACTTCATCAATTTCAATAATTGAGATATCGAATGTACCACCACCTAAATCGTATACAGCAACAACTTTGTCGCCTTCTTTTTTGTCCATGCCGTAAGCAAGTGCAGCAGCAGTAGGTTCATTGATAATACGTTTAACATCAAGTCCTGCAATACGGCCAGCATCTTTCGTTGCTTGACGTTGTGAATCATTAAAGTAAGCAGGAACAGTAATTACTGCTTCAGTTACTTCTTCACCTAAATAGTCTTCAGCTGTTTTCTTCATTTTCTTAAGAACTTCAGCAGATACTTGTGGAGGAGCAACGTTTTTATCACGTGCTGTAACCCAAGCATCACCATTGTCAGCTTTAACAATACCAAATGGCATTATTTTAATATCACGTTGTACTTCTTCGTCTTCAAAACGACGACCGATTAAACGTTTAATTGCAAACAATGTGTTTTTTGGATTAGTCACTGATTGACGCTTAGCAGGTTGACCTACTAATGTTTCGCCTTCTTCAGTGTATGCAATAATTGAAGGCGTTGTACGATCACCTTCTGCATTTTCAATTACACGAACTTTATCGCCGTCTAAAACAGCAACACAAGAGTTAGTTGTACCTAAGTCAATACCAATGATTTTACCCATGAGGGAAGCTCCTATCTATTATGTTTTGCTCTCCTGTGAGAACAAAATCTTAATTAATCTGTTGTTGAAATATTAAATGGGGGTAGGAAAATACTTTTCAATAGAAATTTTGTAAATAAATGCATTTTATTTAAAATAATGATTTATGTGTTGTCTTATGCCAGTCTCATTAATTAGGTGAACAATTTTATACGTAGAAAAAATTGCCAAATACAAAGCATTTATTTCAATAACTAGTTGCTCTAATTATTAAATAAATAACGATGTAGTTGGTGATTTTATCAAGTAGAAATGATCACATAGTTTGTGAGATTGGTATTATACTGTATCAACTAATATAGAACTAAGATTAAAGTAGCACTAAGACGAGAATAGTATTAAGACAAAAAAACCAGACAAATTGCCTGGTTTTTATAAACGCATAAAATATTTAATTTAAAAATAGATGTATTTTAGTAATTAAACAGATTCATCAACGCTAGGTGCGGCTTTAGAAACCATAACCATCGCAGGACGAATTAAACGGCCATTAAGTTCATAGCCTTTTTGCATTACTGCAATAACCGTATTAGGCGCTACGCCAGGTACTTCTTGCATAGACATTGCTTGATGTAATTCAGGATTAAAAGGTTGATCTTGTGGATCAACTGATTTCACACCAAATTTTTCTAATGAAGACGTTAAACCTTGAAGAGTTAGTTCAACACCTTCAATAACGGCCGCTTTACTTTCATCTTCTTTATCGATGTTTTGTAAAGCACGTTCTAAATTATCAACAGTGACAAGCATCTCACTAGCAAACTTCTCTAAAGCAAACTTTTTCGCTTTATCAACATCTTGTGCGGATCTACGACGAATATTATCAACTTCTGCTTTCGCTCGAATTACTGAATCTTTCTGATCGATAACCGTTCCTTGAGCTGCAGCTAAGGCAAGCTCTAATTCATTAATACGTTCTTGTTCAGCACTTATTACCTCGTGAGTATGTTCATGCTGTTCTTCAACTTGTGCTTCTGCTTGCTGAACAATCTCTTCAGCTAACTGCTCTGGCGATAACTCTTCTATAGAAGACTCAGCAGACTGCTGTGCTTCTGACTTTGTAGACTCTGTAGTCATAAAAAACTCCAATTAAATCTTAGTAATTTTACAATAATGAAAATGCAATAATGCTAATTATGGGGTCAAGCTTTCGCTATTCAAGCCTTTATAGCAACTAATTAAGGGCATTTTATCAAATACAAACTTTACAAGCTATGCAAATAAAGGGAAACTTCTTCTAAAGATATTAAATACGAAATAATTGTTATGGCTCAACTATATAAAACAATTGGGCTTATTGGTAAGCCCAATCATCAAGGTGCAAGCTCTACAATAGCTGTATTACACGACTATTTACTTGAAAATAAATACGAAGTTTTAGTAGAAACATCGGTTGCCAATTCTGTCGAAATTGCTGATATGCATGAATGTTCTCTCACCGAAATTGGCAATAAGGCAGATCTTGCTATTGTTGTGGGTGGTGATGGCTACATGTTAGGCGCCGCTAGAGTTTTAGCATGCTTTGACATAGGCGTAATTGGCGTAAACCGAGGGAATTTAGGTTTTTTAACTGATTTATCGCCTGATGACATAATCCCTCCATTAGAAGAGATTCTAAATGGTAAATCCCGCTATGAACAACGTTTTATAATTGAAGCTGAAGTTTACCGACATGGTAAACTTAAAAGTTCAAACAGTGCAGTAAATGAAGCTGTTTTACATGCTGGCAAAGTTGCTAGCATGATTGAATTTGAAGTTCATATTGATAATTCATTTATGTTTAGTCAACGCTCTGATGGTTTAATTATTTCTACACCTACAGGTTCAACAGCTTACTCTATGTCTGCTGGTGGCCCTATATTAACACCAAATTTAAATGCTTTATCTTTAGTGCCTATGTTTCCTCATACCCTTACTAGTCGACCGATTGTGGTCGATGGTGATAGTGAAATAAAGCTTATACTTGCAAATGAAAATCAAGAAAGTTTACAAGTCAGTTGCGATGGCCACGTGATTTTAGCTGTTATGCCCGGTGACGAGGTTATTATTAAAAAAAGCCCTCAAACCATACGTTTAGTACACCCTCTCAACCACGATTACTTCAACGTATTACGAAATAAACTAGGCTGGGGTAATAAGCTTTATTAAAGCTAATTAGCATGCATACAAGTAATTACTCGTTAGTGATTACTTATTCATTGTTCTATAGCGTGAATTATTTTATAAAAAACCTACTAAATTTTTCTAAGTTACTTGCAAAACCATAAATTACTGTATAAATTAACAACTATACATTTATACAGTAAAGTGAGAGTTCACATTATGCTTTTACAACTAAACATTCAAAACTTCGCCATTGTTAAATCACTCGATATCGATTGGCAATCTGGCATGACAACTATTACAGGTGAAACAGGCGCAGGTAAATCTATCGCAATAGATGCCTTAGGTTTATGTTTAGGTGACAGAGCCACCAGTAATGTTGTTCGTCCTAATTGCAAAAAAGCGGAACTTGCTGCAACCTTTGACATACAAAAGAATAAAAGTGCACAGCAATGGCTGACTATTCATGATCTGTTATTGGAATCAAGTAACGAGTGTATTCTTCGCCGTGTAATTTCTGCTGAAGGCCGTTCTAAAGCTTATATTAATGGTAGCCAAGTCCCGTTAGTGCAGCTTAAAGAAGTGGGTCAATTACTGATAAATATTCATGGACAACATGATCACCAATTAATAGTGAAATCAAGCCAACAATGTAAGTTACTCGACGAATATGCCGATCATCAACCAGCACTAGACGAAGTAAAACATTATTATCAACAATGGCATAAATTAAATAAAGAATTAAATGTATTACAGCAAAGTAAGCAACAACGTGAAGCTCAACAGCAACTTCTTCAATATCAAGTAAATGAACTAAATGAGTTTTCCTTACAAGATGGTGAATTTGAAACATTAGAAAGCGATTATAAACGCCATGCTAATGCCCAAGACTTACTTGATACAACCCTACAATCACTACAAACACTTGCCGACGACGAAAGTTTTAACGTACTTGACTCCTTACGTCATTGTAGTGATAGCATAGCCGCACTAGCCCGCTTAGATAATAGGCTGAAAAATATTGCAACTATTCTTAACGACTCTTTTCTTCAAGTCGAAGAGGCTTCTGCAGATCTTAAACATTATTATCAAGAGCTTGAATTAGATCCACAAGCATACGCGATAATTGAAGATCGATACTCTACAGCTTTACAACTAGCCAAAAAACATAGTTTATCCCCTGAACATCTAGTTAGTTTTCATCAGTCACTCACCCAAGAATTAACTGATATCTCTAATGATGAAACAAGAATTAATGCTGTGATTGAAGAGCTAGTCAAAACAGAGCAAAACTACCAAGACTGTGCCTTAGTGTTAACCTCGTCAAGAAAAAAAGCGGCTAAAAAATTAAGTAAAGATATTAGCAAAAGCATGCAAGAGCTGAACATGCCACATGGTAAATTTCATATTGCTATTGAGTCACATAGTAACAATGTCACCAATATATCCGCCAATGGTATAGACAAAATTGATTTTCAAGTCAGTATAAACCCTGGCCAGGCATTAGAAGCAATGAGTAAAGTAGCTTCTGGTGGCGAGTTATCTCGTATCAGTTTAGCCATGCAAGTTATATTAGCCGATAAAGTGATTACCCCTACCCTAATTTTTGATGAGGTAGATGTTGGTATAAGTGGCCCTACAGCAGCAATGGTAGGTAGCAAATTACAGCAACTCGCGAATAATACCCAAGTAATATGTGTAACCCACCTTCCACAAGTGGCATGTAAAGGACATCAACAGTACTTTGTTAGTAAACTAACCGATGGCGAGCACACTGAAACAAAAATAACGGAACTAAGTGAGCAAAGTCGCATCCAAGAAATAGCGCGATTACTTGCAGGTAATAAAATAACTGAGCACAGTTTAGCTAACGCACAAGAGTTATTAGCAAGTTAATTAGCGATACAGAAGCAAGTTAATTAGCGATACAGATAGCAAATTTATGAAAAATAGCTTTGTATCTCAGGCCTTGCTTCGTTATTATCACTGCTTGCACTTAATGCATTAATTTTTAATTGTATTGATTTATATTTAAGGAAAGTAAAATTTCATGTTGTTTCGCACCTCAATTATTGCCATAGCCCTATCACTTTCTGCTTGTTCAAGTTGGGTATATCGTATTGATATCCCTCAAGGTAACTACCTTGAGCAAAAAAGCATAGACAAAATACAAGTCGGTATGACTAAGGAACAGGTTAAATTTGTTTTAGGAAGTCCTGTTTTAGTTGATTCTTTTGATAAAGATACTTGGAACTATGTTTACCGCTTTAAATCAGGCCGTAGTGAAAAATTAGATACGCAAAAGAATTTCACTATGAAATTCGAAAACGACAAACTCGTTTCAGCCGATGGCGATTTTGAATTATCTGAAAACTTCCACATTCCATTTAATGCTCCGGTCATACAAGATGATGAACAAGCGAATGTAGGAAACAAAGGTAGTTATTGATTATTGATTATTGATTATTGATTATTGATTATTGATTATTGAGGTAGTTGAATTTAATTCAGTAGATAATTAAATATAAAACTAAATTAAGAAGAGAATTTTGTCTAATATGACAGAATTGTTATTACTTTTTATGCTTAACTCAAGTCAAAGAAAGTTAAATTTGGTTAACTCGTTATACAACGTGCTAACCAAACTTAATAAATAATTAGAACTTACTTGTATCAGTAAATAAGCCTACTTTTAAATCTTTAGCGAAATATATTTCACGACCATCAACACTAACAGTACCGTCAGCTAAGCCCATATATAATTTACGTTTGATAACACGCTTAAAATCAATTCTAAATGTTACTTTTTTTGCCGTTGGTAAGATTTGTCCGGTAAATTTAACTTCACCTACACCTAACGCTCTCCCTTTACCTGGACCACCAGTCCACGCTAAGAAAAAGCCAACTAATTGCCACATTGCATCTAAACCTAAACATCCTGGCATAACGGGATCACCTTTAAAATGGCAATCAAAAAACCATAAGTCAGGTGAAATATCTAATTCGGCTTCAATAAAACCTTTACCAAACTCACCACCTTCTTCAGTAATATTGATAACACGATCCATCATAAGCATATTGTCTGAAGGAAGTTGTGAATTACCTTCACCGAACATTTCACCAGTACCTGCTTTAACTAAATCTGCTTTGTTGTACGAACTTTGTTGTGCCATTGCCATAAGTATTTTGACCTATATGAAGTTGTTTACTAGGGATGTAATATTTCTTGAGCGTTACTTTAGCGAACACTTGTACACTAAACAACTCCGAACAGTGAAAAAAGTAGCTTTAATGATGATAATATCGTTATTTCACATACTAATTACCCCGATACAAGTTGATATTCCAAAATTTTACAAGTATTTAGACATATTAGCTTTCACTATCGTATTGCAAAATATAACGGTCAGGGTAACATAGCAGCTAGTTGTAAAAATTTTATAAACGCATCGAGATAAATATGAACGATACCGTTAAAAATAAGAAAAAGGCTATGACTAATGCCGAAAAACAAAAACGCTACCGAGAAAGACAGAAAGAACGTGGTAAGCAAGAGATGCGTGGATACTTATCTCCCGAAGCTAGAGTATGTTACCAGTTAATTGCTGAGCAAACTAACTGGTCTGATAGCATCATTTTAAGCAACGCAGTTCGCTTAACTTATGCCGCCTATAAAAATGGGCAAATTGGCTTACTGAATAGTTGGCTAAAAAATAACGAGTTATAAAGGCAGATTCCATTGATAAATATATTATTAGTTGACGACCATGAACTAGTAC
The sequence above is a segment of the Colwellia sp. 20A7 genome. Coding sequences within it:
- the dnaK gene encoding molecular chaperone DnaK encodes the protein MGKIIGIDLGTTNSCVAVLDGDKVRVIENAEGDRTTPSIIAYTEEGETLVGQPAKRQSVTNPKNTLFAIKRLIGRRFEDEEVQRDIKIMPFGIVKADNGDAWVTARDKNVAPPQVSAEVLKKMKKTAEDYLGEEVTEAVITVPAYFNDSQRQATKDAGRIAGLDVKRIINEPTAAALAYGMDKKEGDKVVAVYDLGGGTFDISIIEIDEVDGEHTFEVLATNGDTHLGGEDFDNRLINYLVAEFKKDQGMDLTTDPLAMQRLKEAAEKAKCELSSAQQTDVNLPYITADGSGPKHMNIKVTRAKLESLVEDMVKATLEPLKQALKDADLSVSDVNDVILVGGQSRMPMVQKAVTDFFGKEPRKDVNPDEAVASGAAIQAGVLSGDVTDVLLLDVTPLSLGIETMGGVMTKVIDKNTTIPTKQSQTFSTADDNQAAVTVHVVQGERKQASANKSLGQFNLEGIDAAPRGTPQIEVTFDIDADGILHVTAKDKNTGKEQKITIKASSGLSDEEVEQMVNDAEANADADAKFEELVQTRNQADGMVHATRKQVEEAGDELPAEDKEKIETAISELEGVLKGEDKEAIDAKSQALMEASAKLMEIAQAKQQAQGSPEGAASDAEGSDSADDVVDAEFEEVKDDK
- the nadK gene encoding NAD(+) kinase; this encodes MAQLYKTIGLIGKPNHQGASSTIAVLHDYLLENKYEVLVETSVANSVEIADMHECSLTEIGNKADLAIVVGGDGYMLGAARVLACFDIGVIGVNRGNLGFLTDLSPDDIIPPLEEILNGKSRYEQRFIIEAEVYRHGKLKSSNSAVNEAVLHAGKVASMIEFEVHIDNSFMFSQRSDGLIISTPTGSTAYSMSAGGPILTPNLNALSLVPMFPHTLTSRPIVVDGDSEIKLILANENQESLQVSCDGHVILAVMPGDEVIIKKSPQTIRLVHPLNHDYFNVLRNKLGWGNKLY
- the grpE gene encoding nucleotide exchange factor GrpE; the encoded protein is MTTESTKSEAQQSAESSIEELSPEQLAEEIVQQAEAQVEEQHEHTHEVISAEQERINELELALAAAQGTVIDQKDSVIRAKAEVDNIRRRSAQDVDKAKKFALEKFASEMLVTVDNLERALQNIDKEDESKAAVIEGVELTLQGLTSSLEKFGVKSVDPQDQPFNPELHQAMSMQEVPGVAPNTVIAVMQKGYELNGRLIRPAMVMVSKAAPSVDESV
- a CDS encoding outer membrane protein assembly factor BamE, translating into MLFRTSIIAIALSLSACSSWVYRIDIPQGNYLEQKSIDKIQVGMTKEQVKFVLGSPVLVDSFDKDTWNYVYRFKSGRSEKLDTQKNFTMKFENDKLVSADGDFELSENFHIPFNAPVIQDDEQANVGNKGSY
- the recN gene encoding DNA repair protein RecN; this translates as MLLQLNIQNFAIVKSLDIDWQSGMTTITGETGAGKSIAIDALGLCLGDRATSNVVRPNCKKAELAATFDIQKNKSAQQWLTIHDLLLESSNECILRRVISAEGRSKAYINGSQVPLVQLKEVGQLLINIHGQHDHQLIVKSSQQCKLLDEYADHQPALDEVKHYYQQWHKLNKELNVLQQSKQQREAQQQLLQYQVNELNEFSLQDGEFETLESDYKRHANAQDLLDTTLQSLQTLADDESFNVLDSLRHCSDSIAALARLDNRLKNIATILNDSFLQVEEASADLKHYYQELELDPQAYAIIEDRYSTALQLAKKHSLSPEHLVSFHQSLTQELTDISNDETRINAVIEELVKTEQNYQDCALVLTSSRKKAAKKLSKDISKSMQELNMPHGKFHIAIESHSNNVTNISANGIDKIDFQVSINPGQALEAMSKVASGGELSRISLAMQVILADKVITPTLIFDEVDVGISGPTAAMVGSKLQQLANNTQVICVTHLPQVACKGHQQYFVSKLTDGEHTETKITELSEQSRIQEIARLLAGNKITEHSLANAQELLAS
- the dnaJ gene encoding molecular chaperone DnaJ — translated: MSKRDYYAVLEVSKDASERDIKKSYKKLAMKYHPDRNKGDKEKEETFKEIQEAYEVIKDDQKRAAYDQYGHAAFEQGGHGGGHHGGGQGDFGDAFGDIFGDIFGGGRGRGGRQSRAQRGSDLRYNVELNLEDAVKGKDLEIKVPTFVACEPCDGSGAKKGTSAKTCTTCHGHGQVQMRQGLFAVQQTCPTCSGKGKVISDPCTSCRGQGRVEKTKTLSVKIPPGVDTGDRIRLSGEGEAGEHGAPAGDLYVQVNVRDHEIFVRDENHLYCEVPISFVTAALGGEIEVPTLGGKVKLKVPKETQTGKMFRLRGKGVKSVRSSTTGDLMCKVVLETPVNLSGDQSDLLRQLEEKMGKSSKKHSPKETGFFDGVKKFFDDLKS
- the fabA gene encoding bifunctional 3-hydroxydecanoyl-ACP dehydratase/trans-2-decenoyl-ACP isomerase: MAQQSSYNKADLVKAGTGEMFGEGNSQLPSDNMLMMDRVINITEEGGEFGKGFIEAELDISPDLWFFDCHFKGDPVMPGCLGLDAMWQLVGFFLAWTGGPGKGRALGVGEVKFTGQILPTAKKVTFRIDFKRVIKRKLYMGLADGTVSVDGREIYFAKDLKVGLFTDTSKF